Below is a window of Humulus lupulus chromosome 9, drHumLupu1.1, whole genome shotgun sequence DNA.
tcataattcataaaataaaataaatgtttaattaaaactttaaaatattttaataaataaaattatttttaaaataaatttaattaattaaaaacaaaagaaaattggaattaaaaaataaaaataattaattaaaatattattaattaactttaaataaacctaaatctttaatttaattaataaaaaaaaacttatatttcaCTTAATCTTACCCTCATAGCTCCCTCTCCTCCCAAtctcattcatattttttttgtttcctagtttgattgatttgttaattaaattaaaattaaaatttatttaaagttaattaataaaattttaattctattttttaattagttaaatttattttaaagttttaattagatatttattttattttatgaatttttaaaatatatttaaatcgttaaaataaaataaaaagtaatatgaaaatattaaaaatttaaatatatgctaaacttttttttttaaattatgtaatttttgtaAATTGAAAGTATGCCATCAACAaaagttaataatttttttttttttttataaaagacgTTAACCCAataaaaattaactttatttttaatgttatattacaaaaataatataaattaatccattatatatataaatataatttgaTTGCGTTCGCAAAACGCGTACATACTGAACCAAAAAGTATTTCTGGTGGAGAGGACGAAGTAGATCGAAGCTCAAACCCTTTTCTTCCAATGGTAACTCCTTCTCTTTttccccccctttttttttagttattatcaTCTTCTATTTTCCTCATTTCTTTCCAGTATTTTCTCTGCGATCAAACACACTATTAGggttcttcattttcttttttctttttaattatgaattataGCAGGCCGTTTCAACTAAATAAATCGAATTTTTCAGTTGTTTGATTATCTTAGAACCATGTTGGGTACTTCTAATTCATTGATTTGAGAAACAACGATCACCACTAAGATTGGAGTCTTTTGGTAAAATGACGTATTAAAGTGATTTTGTACTCTAATATAGTTTTAATGATTTTTGGGCTAAGTTTAGACAGAGATCATTTTTGCAAAAGATTATCAAAATGTCATAGGGAAAaatcagtaaaaaaaaaaaaaaaaaaaaagggtatttTTAGAGCatctacaaatttttagaaaattattgcGGAAAGCTAGGTTTAAACATATTGTTACTTATGCTTGTGCGCAtgaaaaataacatgtttgaacttatttTTCCAGTACGGTAAACTAttagaaattttttgaaaattttcaaatgttctaaatatctaaatagctacaatatacggTTATGAAAAAAAGTACAGCCAAAAACTGTTCAACTCACGGGTCGAGAAATATTatgagccctaccggtagggaaTGAAGAAAAGCCCTATAGAAAAATTGTCctctacatatatatacatatatctgaGTGTGTATTAGGTTTTCAACTGATTGCTGAAAGAAACCCCAAAAATGAATTGTACTCAGAATTATCATagttaattttttagtttggtagATTGAGGAAATACATAATGCTGGTTTTGCTATAACAAGAAGGTAGAGGAATCAAGTTGCACTTAGGAAATGCAATACAAGATTACAAAATCTATGCGAGGGGTTTAAAATATTCTCAATTGGATCATATAATGATCACATGCAACATGATATTCATATTCTTAAGTGTTTATCACATGTTGGGGATTGGTAGCTACCAGTTTTGAGTATTTCAAGCTAGCCATTTGGATAATACTGAAAGATTCTCATGAAGCTTTTTGaagaaatatttaataatgaaaaAATCGGTTAAAGCTTGGCTCTGAAACGCTGTTTTGAAATCCTTATCCTGCTTCCATTTTTCTCCTCTCTTAACACATTTAGACATACATATTATAGTTTCATACTGTGTATGTATGTTGCAATCCCAATATGCACATGTCTCTAAGTATTCATGGATGTGTGCATCTACATGTGTGTTTATGTGTGTTAACTGTCTTTTGTTCTTTGGTTTAGGCTGATCCTGAATTGGAAGCAATCAGACAGAGAAGAATGCAGGAGCTTATGGCTCAGCATGGCATGGTAAGGCTATTGGCTATTCATTATAATGAGTACTTTTCTAGTTTATGTGATATTGCATTGCTCATGCTTTCATGCTAATATCATTGTTAAACTGTATTCATGAGTAGGCAAATCAATCAAATCCTGAACAGCAGAATGCACAGGAAGATGCGAAGAGGTTTGTACTGAATCGAGTTATCCTAAACAACTTTGCTTTTGTTAGGGAATAGGATCTGATTGTAATGTTTTGAGTGAATAATTAGAGAGGCAGATGAACGAAGGCAGTTGATGCTTAGTCAAATTTTATCTTCCGAAGCACGTGAAAGAAGTAAGCTTACATTCATACATAATTATGTTATAATGATTTTGGAAGCTTGTTTCTTAATTTCTCATCATACGTGATAATTTCATCTGTGCTTGTTTTTGCTGTTCCGTATCTCGGTCTGTCCCACTATTGGTATGTTTGTAATATAAAATTCCATTTCCTCCAATCTCCCATTGAATTAACAATTGTGGCATGGCATCATATGAAGCTTTCTGTGTGTCTAGTGTGTAATATTGCAGCTAAGAACCAAAAGATTGAAATATTTTTCTTTGGGTAATTGTttgttctttgttttttttttttttcgaaaagaaacttaaaatttgaattattttatgttttttgtagCAACCTAATAAATTTTGCGGCAACTTGTAAAATTGGCAATATCTTACTTTTAGCTACATAATTGGCTTGTGAAAAACATGTATCAAATTGGTAGTTCTTGGTACTGGTGACTAGATTTAGCTTGGAGTATTTGAAAGGGACTGAAAATCGTTGGCTTTGTAGAAAGCACCCTTTTGGAGTTCATTTGCAAGCACAGACAATTAGACATGATTCTCTAGCAATGTGTATCTTTAGTTCTTAACCACGTTACTGTCTCCGCAGTTGCTCGTATCGCTCTGGTGAAACCTGAGAAGGCAAGGGGCGTCGAAGATGTTTTGCTGAGAGCTGCTCAAATGGGCCAAATTGCTGAAAAGGTAAGGTCTTAATTGTTCGACCTGCGTTTTTTTTTTAATCCTGTCAAAGAGCCAATGTGATTAAGAAGAAAGATAAGTTACAATGATCTATTAACAGGTTTCTGAAGAAAGGCTGATAGCACTGTTGGAACAAATCAACaaccaaacaaacaaacaaaccaaAGTCACAGTAAGTCCATTTTTCGCCATCTTTGCAAATTAGTTCATCGAAAGTATTTGGAATATTCAATTGAATcacttcttcttttctagattcAGAGGCGTCGGAGTGTTCTTGAGGATGATGATTGATTAAACACAGGCTTGATATGATAATGTGTGTGATTATTGATTATGCAGTGCTTTGATCTTGTATCTaaaaatgattttatttagtgGGTTGTGAAATCATTTTGACTGTATTCATGCTTCTACTATATCCTTTTGGCATCCACTAAACTTCCATATTTTAGAATCTAGAGCATCTGTAttcctattttattttattttatttttaaatgaatttCACACAACTTTTAAGAATATATTTGTTGAGCCACTGTGTGTGCAGATAAATCACAATGGctagtaatgatatgtgcaccaaaaATAAACACTAAAATATTACCTATGTAATGTGACACTTTTTAAAATAGTAAATTCCATCTTAATTAAATgtgattatttattaaaaatgtcatttcattataaataatatattttgtaattttattttggaTGCACATATTATTACTATTTTCATTTCTATGTGAATTAAAGCCATGAAACAACAAGAAAAGAATTGAGACTCGAAGGCATTAACAAAGTATATCTTCTAAATTTCTTATACAAAATTTTAACAAgccaattattttattaaaaagacATTAAAGAAGGAAATATGTATTATGAATGAATGAAGAACCTATAGTATGTAGTCTTTATAATTGGAAATAATTCATAAATTTTTTAGATTGTCTAATTAGTGTCAAAAATCGTGTTAATTTGTTTCCAAAAATTTAATGTTTtcataaaaaagaaaatataattgatAGAGACTATTTACACCCCAAAATTTTATAAGTACACCCTTGTACTAACTTTACCCAATCTCACCCCATTTTATTCATAGCAATCCCCATTTTCCAAATTAGATTTTATTTGAAATATAATACACCATTTTATTCATAGCAATCCCCATTTCCCAAATTAGATTTTATTTGAAATATAATACACC
It encodes the following:
- the LOC133800476 gene encoding uncharacterized protein LOC133800476 yields the protein MADPELEAIRQRRMQELMAQHGMANQSNPEQQNAQEDAKREADERRQLMLSQILSSEARERIARIALVKPEKARGVEDVLLRAAQMGQIAEKVSEERLIALLEQINNQTNKQTKVTIQRRRSVLEDDD